The following is a genomic window from Nitrososphaerales archaeon.
TCTTAACCCTGCTCCTTGCGTTCTTAGCGAGATTAGACAACGTAAACGAACCTGTTCTCCTTGGCAGATTTGCCTAACTTGCCTATCACCGGTATAGGATATCCGCATGAGCTACAACAGTTATTTTCATCCAGTGCCCATTTGGTGATCGCATACCCAAATCTGCCTATAACCATATTACTGCACTCCGGGCAGTATGTATGCTCATACTTGTGACCAGGAACGTTTCCGACATAGGCATACCTAATGCCTGCCTCCCTTGCAATCTTGTAATGCTTCTCAAGCGTCTCTACAGGAGTTGATGGAAGGTTCATCATTTTATAATCCGGATGAAATCGCAGAAAGTGCACGGGGGTATCAGGACCGAGTTCATCATAAACAAACTTACAGAGCTTCCTCGCAGCCTCCAAATCGTCACCAACTTGGGGAACAACAAGATCAGTAATTTCAATGTGTATGCTCGTCTTATCTCTTATTTCACACAAAGTATAAAAGATTGGTTGAGGATCTGGCACCCCAATATACCTTCTCGTGAATTCATATTCTGCATTACCCTTGAAATCAACAGTAATACAATCAAGAAACTCTTTCATCATACCAACAGTTTCAGGAGTGTCATAACCATTTGAAACAAAGATGTTGAATATTCCATTCTTCCTAGCAACAACACCACAATCCCTTGCAAACTCGATGAATATTGACGGTTGATTGTAAGTGTAAGCAATACCTTCACAATCATGATGTACCGCTTGTTCAACAACTTCTTCTGGACTCATGTCAACACCTTCAATCTTCCTTCTCTGACTAATGTCATAATTCTGACAGTACTGGCAAAGCCAGTTGCATCCAGTCGTTGCAATTGAAAATATTTTACTTCCAGGCCTATAGTGTATAACCGGTTTCTTCTCTATAGGATCAACATGTCCCGCAATGACCTTGCCATAAACAAACAGATGCAACTTCCCATTGACATTCCCCCTTATGCCACATAAACCAATCTTGCCTTCTGGTATGGAACAATATCTAGCACATGCAGTACACTTTACCCTATTACCATCTCGCTTGTAAAGAACAGCCTCTCTGCCTAAGACTTCCTGCATTATGCAAACAATATACCCAATTTGTAATATAAGTCTTGATCAAAACCTGTTTTATATCACACCCTATGACGTAATGGTGTGCTGATTGCGGTAGGAACATGTAACATGATCAAGGTCGAAGCCGTGCAGGAGTCGTTTGAACACTTTTACGGTAAAGTGAAGGTTATCAATGTTAGCGTAAACAGCCTTCCCTCTCAACCCATTACTCTTAATAGCACAGTTGATGGCGCGATAACAAGGGCAAGAACTGCTTTGCAAAAAATAGACGAAGCAGAATTTGGTGTGGGTATAGAAGCTGGGTTAATGGAGGTTCCCAATGTCAGAAGATACCTTAACGTTCACGTCGCAGCAATCATTGATCGTTATAAAAAAATTACCATTGGATCCAGTGCCGCCTTTCAGCTCCCAGATGAAATTACACGAATGGTTTTAATAGAAAGGATCGAGGTCGACAAAGCAGTAGAATTTCTGTACGGCATCAAAGATATAGGTGAGAAG
Proteins encoded in this region:
- the amrS gene encoding AmmeMemoRadiSam system radical SAM enzyme; the protein is MQEVLGREAVLYKRDGNRVKCTACARYCSIPEGKIGLCGIRGNVNGKLHLFVYGKVIAGHVDPIEKKPVIHYRPGSKIFSIATTGCNWLCQYCQNYDISQRRKIEGVDMSPEEVVEQAVHHDCEGIAYTYNQPSIFIEFARDCGVVARKNGIFNIFVSNGYDTPETVGMMKEFLDCITVDFKGNAEYEFTRRYIGVPDPQPIFYTLCEIRDKTSIHIEITDLVVPQVGDDLEAARKLCKFVYDELGPDTPVHFLRFHPDYKMMNLPSTPVETLEKHYKIAREAGIRYAYVGNVPGHKYEHTYCPECSNMVIGRFGYAITKWALDENNCCSSCGYPIPVIGKLGKSAKENRFVYVV
- the yjjX gene encoding inosine/xanthosine triphosphatase, whose amino-acid sequence is MLIAVGTCNMIKVEAVQESFEHFYGKVKVINVSVNSLPSQPITLNSTVDGAITRARTALQKIDEAEFGVGIEAGLMEVPNVRRYLNVHVAAIIDRYKKITIGSSAAFQLPDEITRMVLIERIEVDKAVEFLYGIKDIGEKRGIIDLMTKGMISRKELITNALIMALASRISEKH